From a region of the Helianthus annuus cultivar XRQ/B chromosome 5, HanXRQr2.0-SUNRISE, whole genome shotgun sequence genome:
- the LOC110938751 gene encoding replication protein A 70 kDa DNA-binding subunit C-like, with protein sequence MATSLSVNTAGIGVGNQMALTDLREGSTGPITVMVCRKWDVTNVNGRYMSTDYVVSDVKGGMIHCTARNNIAHYFFDKIKEGGVYLLKGFTVQRTDQYRILKDSPFVIWLNGSTTVKRVDDTSGSFTRYPFLLTAFEDLEPTEGKYFVDVIGYVTEVGPQSVKASGARAVEFNLNNERNRRVRVTLWGNLGDALVKKKAENPAVYCLILTSMSAKFYLGVLGLASSSSTILIDGSDVPALQTFKSSVSCVAMGDSSDPVTEEVVSVGTLQELVDRVRADK encoded by the exons ATGGCTACCTCTCTTAGTGTCAATACAGCGGGAATTGGTGTTGGCAACCAGATGGCACTTACTGATCTCCGTGAAGGGAGTACCGGTCCCATCACTGTTATGGTCTGTAGAAAGTGGGACGTAACAAATGTCAACGGACGCTACATGAGCACGGACTATGTCGTCAGCGATGTAAAG GGAGGTATGATTCATTGTACCGCACGGAATAATATTGCACACTACTTCTTTGACAAAATCAAGGAGGGTGGTGTATATTTACTAAAGGGTTTTACAGTCCAACGCACCGATCAATACCGTATTTTAAAAGACAGCCCCTTTGTTATCTGGTTGAACGGCTCCACGACTGTTAAGAGGGTTGACGATACGAGTGGTTCATTTACACGCTACCCGTTCTTACTTACCGCTTTTGAGGACCTCGAACCGACAGAGGGCAAGTATTTTGTAG ATGTTATAGGATATGTAACTGAGGTTGGCCCCCAATCTGTGAAGGCATCTGGTGCTCGCGCGGTTGAGTTTAATCTAAACAACGAACG CAATCGCCGAGTTAGAGTGACGTTATGGGGAAATTTGGGTGATGCTCTGGTTAAGAAGAAGGCCGAAAACCCGGCTGTCTATTGCCTTATCCTTACTTCCATGAGTGCAAAATTTTACCTGG GCGTCCTTGGCTTGGCCAGTTCATCGTCAACTATACTCATTGATGGCTCCGATGTACCCGCCCTGCAAACTTTTAAGTCATCCGTAAG CTGTGTAGCTATGGGAGATAGCAGCGACCCAGTCACCGAGGAAGTGGTCTCTGTTGGTACCCTACAAGAACTTGTGGACAGAGTTCGTGCcgacaaataa